A DNA window from Ipomoea triloba cultivar NCNSP0323 chromosome 10, ASM357664v1 contains the following coding sequences:
- the LOC116031908 gene encoding bidirectional sugar transporter SWEET2a-like translates to MFPLGLSSVYSICSFGAGVAGNVFAFVLFVSPIPTFRRIIRSQSTEQFSELPYIYGLLNCLICLWYGTPIVTPGIILVFTVNSIGGVFQLAYITIFIIYAERTKKLKTLGWLLGVFAVFAIIVSVSIFVFQPPTRQIFVGYLSVFSLISMFASPLFIINLVIKTRSVEYMPFYLSLATFLMSLSFFAYGLLLYDMFISVPNGIGAVLGIVQLVLYFYISGRSGEEPRTPLLESYA, encoded by the exons ATGTTTCCACTGGGTTTGTCTTCAGTCTACTCAATTTGCAGTTTTGGGGCTGGAGTTGCAG GGAATGTCTTTGCCTTTGTGTTGTTTGTATCTCCAAT ACCCACATTCAGGAGAATTATTAGAAGCCAATCAACAGAACAGTTCTCAGAATTGCCATATATATATGGCCTCTTGAATTGCTTAATATGCCTCTGGTATGGCACCCCGATCGTCACTCCTGGTATCATACTGGTTTTCACTGTCAATTCAATTGGAGGAGTTTTCCAGTTGGCATACATCACCATCTTCATCATATATGCAGAGAGAACGAAAAAG TTGAAAACTTTGGGGTGGTTGCTAGGCGTTTTCGCTGTGTTTGCCATCATAGTTTCTGTCAGCATATTTGTGTTTCAGCCTCCAACTCGACAGATTTTTGTTGGATATTTGTCTGTCTTTTCCCTCATTTCCATGTTTGCTTCTCCGCTATTCATTATT AACTTGGTGATCAAGACAAGAAGTGTCGAATACATGCCATTTTACCTCTCGCTCGCAACTTTCTTGATGAGTCTCTCGTTCTTCGCCTATGGATTGCTCCTCTATGATATGTTCATATCT GTACCGAATGGGATTGGAGCAGTTCTTGGGATTGTACAATTAGTGTTGTACTTCTATATCAGTGGTAGATCAGGGGAAGAGCCGAGAACGCCTCTGCTTGAATCTTATGCATGA
- the LOC116032932 gene encoding uncharacterized protein LOC116032932 — MAEEYQESEVVFQEIPGFEGVEDDDDDVVSAGRRRGSRNKKQRRPVTAPEPAARRESISLPVNIPGNWPSRTAPWVGGGSVEDDGEMVPPHVITGRRIAGKMMAFSVCTGNGRTLKGRDLSQVRNSVLRMTGFLET; from the coding sequence ATGGCAGAAGAGTACCAAGAATCCGAGGTTGTGTTTCAAGAAATCCCTGGCTTTGAGGGGGTTGaggacgacgacgacgacgtcGTTTCGGCGGGTCGACGGCGAGGATCGAGAAATAAGAAGCAGAGGAGGCCGGTGACGGCGCCGGAGCCGGCGGCGAGGAGGGAGTCGATTTCGCTGCCGGTGAACATCCCCGGAAACTGGCCATCGAGAACGGCGCCGTGGGTCGGCGGTGGGTCGGTGGAGGACGACGGGGAAATGGTGCCGCCGCACGTGATCACCGGCCGGAGAATCGCTGGGAAAATGATGGCGTTTTCCGTCTGCACCGGAAATGGGCGGACTCTCAAGGGCAGAGATTTGAGCCAAGTTAGGAATTCTGTTCTTAGGATGACTGGTTTTCTAGAAacttaa